The DNA sequence CTAAAAGGAATTTTTAAAACAGCAAAACCTGATTTTGCCTTAGCTATTAGCGGAGTAACTGGAAGAAATGATGAAGGCTTAATAAAATCAGGTACTGTATATATAGGAGCAATGTTTAAAGATGGAACTTTTGTTCAAGAAATTCTTCATTTAGACGGAGATAGAGAATTGATGCAAAAACAAGCTATGATGGCAACTTTTTGTTTATTATTAAAACTCAAACCAGAAATTTTTGAATTTTAATTTTATAAATGATTAAACTTTTATGACCTATAATTAATTTAGCTTAAATTACATTAAGGAATTAATTATGAATTTTAAAGATCTTATCTCAAAACGTCACGCTTGTAAATTATTTAGCGATAAAAAAATCAATACAAATGATTTAAATTTTATTTTAGAAAGTGGGATTTTAGCTCCTAGCTCTTATGGTTTTGAACCTTGGAAATTTATTGTTTTTGAAAAGCAAGAGGATAATTTAAATCTTTCTAAATTATGTTTTAATCAACAAAATGTTGCCACTGCGAGTCATAATATAGTTATATTAGCAAGAAAAGATTTGCAAAGCAAGGATGCATTTGCTCAAAAACAAGTACATCGTTTTGCTGATTCTGATGAAGAAAAATTTCAAAAAATTTTACAAATTTATACGCAAAAAACCAATATGATGGATGATAAGCAACTTTATCATTACGCTCAACTTCAATGCTATCTTGCAATGATGCAAATGTCTTTAGCCGCTATAAGTCTAGGGATCGATTCTTGCATGATAGGAGGTTTTGACAAAGAAAAAATGGATCAATTTCTAAAATTAAAATATCCTTTTGAAACAGCTGTTATATTAGCTCTTGGATATAGAGCACAAGAACCAAAACATACAACCAAACGTTTAAAATTTGATGAAGTTGTTGAATTTTATAAGGAAAAATAAAATGGATAAATTAGATCTTTTTAAATTTAGATATTCTTGTAGAAATTT is a window from the Campylobacter sp. RM10537 genome containing:
- a CDS encoding NAD(P)H-dependent oxidoreductase, encoding MNFKDLISKRHACKLFSDKKINTNDLNFILESGILAPSSYGFEPWKFIVFEKQEDNLNLSKLCFNQQNVATASHNIVILARKDLQSKDAFAQKQVHRFADSDEEKFQKILQIYTQKTNMMDDKQLYHYAQLQCYLAMMQMSLAAISLGIDSCMIGGFDKEKMDQFLKLKYPFETAVILALGYRAQEPKHTTKRLKFDEVVEFYKEK